In the Sinomonas cyclohexanicum genome, CCCGGAGAAGATCCGCGGTCAGCTCACCGAGTACGGCCTGGTTCCCGAGGAGTACGGCGGCGACACCATGTTCGTCGACGTCTCCGCACGCCAGAACCTGCACATCGATGACCTGCTCTCCGCGGTCCTGCTCACGGCCGACGCCCGCGCTGGACCTGCGCGCGAACCCGAACAAGGATGCGCGCGGCGTTGCGATCGAGGCGAACCTCGACAAGGGCCGCGGCGCCGTCGCGACCGTGCTCGTGCAGTCCGGCACGCTCCACGTCGGCGACAACATGGTCGCGGGCACGGCCCACGGCCGCGTCCGTGCGATGTTCGACGAGGACGGCGAGTCCGTCGAGGCCGCGACCCCGTCGCGACCGGTCCAGGTCCTGGGCCTGTCCTCGGTGCCGCGTGCAGGCGACACGTTCCTCGTGACCGAGGACGACCGCACCGCGCGGCAGATCGCCGAGAAGCGCGAGGCCGCCGACCGCAACGCGCAGCTGGCCAAGCGCCGCAAGCGGATCAGCCTCGAGGACTTCGACCAGGCTGTGGCCGAGGGCAAGATCGACACCCTCAACCTCATCCTCAAGGGCGATGTGTCCGGTGCCGTCGAGGCGCTCGAGGACTCGCTGCTCAAGATCGATGTGGGCGAGGACGTCCAGCTCCGGGTCATCCACCGCGGCGTCGGTGCGATCACCCAGAACGATGTCAACCTCGCCACGGTCGACAACGCGATCATCATCGGCTTCAACGTCAAGCCGGCGGAGCGCGTTGCCGAGCTCGCGGACCGCGAGGGCGTGGACATGCGCTTCTACTCGGTCATCTACGCGGCGATCGACGACATCGAGCTTGCGCTCAAGGGCATGCTCAAGCCGGAGTACGAGGAGGTCCAGCTCGGCACCGCCGAGGTCCGGGAGATCTTCAAGTCCTCCAAGTTCGGCAACATCGCCGGCTCGATCGTCCGCAGCGGCCTCATCCGCCGCAACGCGAAGGCCCGCGTGCTGCGCAACGGCGTCGTGGTGGGCGACAAGCTCACGATCGAGTCGCTCAAGCGGTTCAAGGACGACGCGACTGAGGTCCGAGAGGGCTTCGAGTGCGGTATCGGGCTCGGCTCGTTCAACGACCTCCAGCTCGAGGACATCATCGAGACGTTCGAGATGCGCGAGAAGCCGCGCGTCTAGTCGGCTCGGAAGGAAGGGGTCCCGCCCGCGGGGCCCCTTCCGCCTGTCCTGTCCACGGACCTTCCCATGAAGGAGAACACCATGGCCGATCCGGCCCGCGCCGCGCGCCTCGCGCAGCGCATCAAGGTGGTCGTCGCTGAGGCCCTGCGCAAGTCCGTCAAGGACGAGCGCGCGGAGGCGATCACGATCACCGACGCCCGCGTGACCAACGACCTCCAGCACGCCACCGTGTACTACACCGTGCTCGGCGACAGCGCCGCTGCGGAGGCCGCCCGCGAGGTGCTCGAGACCAAGAAGGGGGTGCTCCGCCGCGAGGTGGGGCGCAACCTTACGATCCGGCTCACGCCGACGCTCGAGTTCGTCGCCGACGAGATCCCCGTCAATGCCTCGCACCTCGAGGACCTTCTGCGTCAGGCCAAGGCGCGTGACGCCGAGGTGGCCCAGCTCGCCCAAGGCGCGACCCCCGCGGGCGACGCCGACCCGTACCGCAAGGCGGAGGACGACGTTCTCGCCGGCGACGGGGACGAGTACGACGGCGAGGACGAGTCCGACGGCGTCGAGCCGCGCGACGACTGACGCGCGCCGTCTCACGACGAAGGGGCGGCGCCTCATCCGATCGGATGAGGCGCCGCCCCTCTGCTGCCTTCCCGAGGCTCAGAGCTTGAGGGAGACGAGCTTGCCATTCGGCGGATCGTTCTCGCTCATGGGCAAGGCATCAGTGGTCGCGTACAGCGTGCTGCCCTGGACCGCGAGGGCGTAGGCGTGCGAGTCGACATGGCCCGAGTACGGCGCCCTGGCTCTCGAGGAAGTACGTCGTGCTTCCCTGGGCCGCCGACCCCGCGACGTCCCACCCGGTGTGTGGCCATGATTCGCGCCCTCGCATCCCTGCACCGCCGGGGCCCCTAGGATGGGCCCATGCCTGAGATGTCCCAGCCCGCACGATCGGACGACGTCGAGCGGTACCTCGCGCGCGCCGTCGACCTTGCGGTAGCGAACGTCGCGGAGGGCGGTGGCCCGTTCGGCGCCGTGGTCGTGCTGCCCGACGGGCGGACGTTCGAGGGCCAGAACCGCGTGACTCGGGACAACGATCCCACCGCCCACGCGGAAGTGGTCGCGATCCGCGGGGCGGCAGCTGCGGCGGGGTTCGACCTCACCGGCGCGGCGCTGTACGCGAGCTGCGAGCCCTGCCCGCTGTGCCTTGCCGCTGCCCTGTGGGCGCGGATCGGCTCCGTTCACTATGCGGCGGACCGCCACGACGCGGCGGCCGTCGGCTTCGACGACGCGGCGTTCTACGAGTACTTCGACGCCGGTTCTGGCGGCCACGGCGAGCACTCGCTCCTTCCGATCATCAGGACCCAGATGCCCACTCAGGGGCGCCCCTTCACGGCATGGACCGAATTCGAGGGCCGCGTCGAGTACTGATCCCGGCTCCATATACTGGGAGGCGTGCTTTCAGGACTGGTGATCGTGGACAAGCCACGCGGGTGGACGAGCCACGACGTGGTGGGGAAGGTCCGCAGGCTCGCGGGCACGCGCAAGGTGGGCCATGCCGGCACGCTGGACCCCATGGCCACGGGGGTGCTCGTGGTGGGCATCAACAAGGCCACCCGCCTCCTCTCCCACATCGTCGGCACCGAGAAGACGTACACGGCGACGATCCGGCTGGGCCAGCGCACGGTCACCGACGACGCCGAGGGCGAGATCCTCGAGGAACGGATCGCCGCCGCGGTCACCGAGCAGCAGGTCCGCGACGCCGCCGCCCGGCTCACAGGGGACATCCTCCAGGTGCCCAGCAGCGTGAGCGCCATCAAGGTCGCGGGCGAGCGCTCGTACGCGCGCGTCCGGGCGGGGGAGCAGGTCACCTTGGAAGCCCGGCCCGTCACGATCCACGCGTTCGAGATCCACGGCATCCGCCGCGAGCGGGCCGGCAAGCTCCAGGACGTCGACGTCACCGTGCGCTGCTCCTCGGGCACGTACATCCGGGCCCTGGCGCGCGACCTCGGCGCCGACCTCGGGGTCGGCGGTCACCTCACGGCCCTGCGTCGCACCCAGGTCGGGCCCTACGGGATCGAGCAGGCACGGACCCTCGAACAGCTCGCCGAGGACTTCGAGGTGCTCCCGCTCGCGGATGCCGCGCGCGAGCTGCTGCCTGTGCGCGAGCTCAGTGCCGACGAGACGGTCGAGCTGTCGTTCGGGCGCCGC is a window encoding:
- the rbfA gene encoding 30S ribosome-binding factor RbfA, whose protein sequence is MADPARAARLAQRIKVVVAEALRKSVKDERAEAITITDARVTNDLQHATVYYTVLGDSAAAEAAREVLETKKGVLRREVGRNLTIRLTPTLEFVADEIPVNASHLEDLLRQAKARDAEVAQLAQGATPAGDADPYRKAEDDVLAGDGDEYDGEDESDGVEPRDD
- a CDS encoding nucleoside deaminase, translating into MSQPARSDDVERYLARAVDLAVANVAEGGGPFGAVVVLPDGRTFEGQNRVTRDNDPTAHAEVVAIRGAAAAAGFDLTGAALYASCEPCPLCLAAALWARIGSVHYAADRHDAAAVGFDDAAFYEYFDAGSGGHGEHSLLPIIRTQMPTQGRPFTAWTEFEGRVEY
- the truB gene encoding tRNA pseudouridine synthase B; protein product: MLSGLVIVDKPRGWTSHDVVGKVRRLAGTRKVGHAGTLDPMATGVLVVGINKATRLLSHIVGTEKTYTATIRLGQRTVTDDAEGEILEERIAAAVTEQQVRDAAARLTGDILQVPSSVSAIKVAGERSYARVRAGEQVTLEARPVTIHAFEIHGIRRERAGKLQDVDVTVRCSSGTYIRALARDLGADLGVGGHLTALRRTQVGPYGIEQARTLEQLAEDFEVLPLADAARELLPVRELSADETVELSFGRRIPATGTEALTAAFAPDGALVALVKDVAGLAKPELVFAAQGEDA